The following coding sequences are from one Shewanella eurypsychrophilus window:
- a CDS encoding VacJ family lipoprotein, with amino-acid sequence MTLKWIASVIVALSFYPNIVLASESSTESSTSVIGVESPVQQSVLPAKTTINKQELQQTEAKVIISYNDDRDPIEGFNRAMWDFNYLFMDRYFYRPVAHGYNDYIPRPVKTGVNNFILNLEEPSALVNNTLQGKWLWAVNAGGRFTINTTMGLLGIIDVADMMGLPRKQDDFNEVLGYYGVPNGPYFMAPFFGPYVTRELASDWVDDLYFPLSELALWQSLAKWGLKNLHNRASAIDQERLVDNALDPYTFVKEAYFQHMDYKVYDGDVPVDQDEDDLLDEYMQELD; translated from the coding sequence ATGACGTTAAAATGGATAGCATCAGTTATCGTTGCACTCAGTTTTTATCCAAACATAGTGCTTGCTTCCGAATCGAGTACTGAATCGAGTACCAGTGTAATAGGTGTTGAGTCTCCAGTTCAACAGAGTGTTTTACCTGCTAAAACAACAATCAATAAGCAAGAACTGCAACAAACAGAAGCCAAGGTTATTATCAGCTATAACGACGATAGAGATCCTATAGAAGGTTTTAACCGAGCGATGTGGGATTTTAACTATCTTTTTATGGATAGATATTTCTATCGTCCAGTCGCTCATGGTTATAATGATTATATCCCTAGACCAGTTAAGACTGGGGTTAATAACTTTATATTGAACCTTGAAGAACCGAGTGCACTTGTGAACAATACCCTGCAGGGAAAGTGGCTGTGGGCTGTGAATGCAGGTGGACGCTTCACCATTAACACCACAATGGGCTTGTTGGGTATCATAGATGTAGCCGATATGATGGGCTTGCCGCGTAAACAAGATGACTTTAATGAAGTCTTAGGTTATTACGGTGTGCCGAACGGCCCGTATTTTATGGCACCCTTCTTCGGTCCTTATGTTACTCGTGAACTCGCATCTGATTGGGTTGATGATCTATACTTTCCATTATCAGAGTTAGCATTGTGGCAATCGCTGGCTAAGTGGGGCTTGAAAAACCTGCATAATAGAGCCTCCGCGATTGATCAAGAACGTTTAGTCGATAACGCATTGGATCCATATACTTTTGTCAAAGAAGCTTATTTTCAACATATGGATTATAAAGTGTATGATGGAGATGTTCCGGTCGATCAAGATGAAGATGATCTACTCGATGAATATATGCAGGAGCTAGATTAA
- a CDS encoding EscU/YscU/HrcU family type III secretion system export apparatus switch protein, whose translation MTEYANKPQDNGSNDTNDKKKQREAVALRFGGQHAPTVTATGKGTVADEIINLAEQAGIHIHQDPHLSVFLQRLELGEEIPKELYLLIAELIAFTYMLEGKFPDQWNNMHQKIVEEV comes from the coding sequence ATGACAGAATATGCTAATAAACCACAAGACAATGGTTCAAATGATACCAACGACAAAAAGAAACAGCGTGAAGCCGTTGCATTGCGTTTTGGTGGTCAACATGCCCCTACGGTTACTGCGACAGGTAAAGGAACTGTGGCGGATGAAATAATAAATTTAGCAGAACAGGCGGGTATTCATATTCATCAAGACCCTCATCTAAGTGTTTTTTTACAACGATTAGAGTTAGGTGAAGAGATCCCTAAAGAGCTTTACCTGTTGATCGCCGAGCTAATCGCCTTCACCTATATGCTCGAAGGGAAGTTTCCCGATCAATGGAATAATATGCATCAGAAGATAGTAGAAGAAGTTTAA
- a CDS encoding DUF2802 domain-containing protein: protein MIYDGILIAALVFVIACFGFVLYQYKQTNKLRTKVEALSLLVKESDRQRETVKRELQELRSGTIGVGKRMLELEKRTEKQDARLDETSQQDPQARLYSRALKMVDLGAGIDELIAECELPKAEAELILRLHGKG from the coding sequence ATGATCTATGATGGCATTTTAATTGCGGCTTTAGTTTTTGTCATTGCCTGCTTTGGGTTTGTATTATACCAATACAAACAAACCAATAAATTACGTACAAAAGTTGAAGCCTTATCGCTACTGGTCAAAGAAAGTGATCGCCAACGCGAAACGGTTAAGCGAGAACTGCAAGAGCTGAGAAGTGGCACCATAGGTGTCGGTAAGCGTATGCTTGAGTTAGAAAAGCGAACCGAAAAGCAGGACGCCAGACTGGATGAAACCAGTCAGCAAGATCCACAAGCCAGGTTGTACTCCAGAGCCTTGAAGATGGTTGATTTAGGGGCCGGGATTGATGAATTAATTGCTGAATGCGAACTACCAAAAGCAGAAGCAGAATTAATTTTACGTTTACATGGGAAGGGATAA
- a CDS encoding chemotaxis protein CheW, translating to MSDANKVAVAVNKDDEVLQWVTFRLDNETYGINVMQVQEVLRYTEIAPVPGAPHYVLGIINLRGNVVTVIDTRSRFGLASADVDDSTRIVIIEAEKQVIGILVDSVAEVVYLRGSEIDNAPNVGTEESAKFIQGVSNRDNELLILVDLDKLLSDEEWMELSQV from the coding sequence ATGTCAGACGCAAATAAAGTAGCTGTAGCAGTAAATAAAGACGATGAAGTGTTGCAATGGGTAACCTTTAGACTCGACAACGAGACCTACGGTATCAACGTTATGCAGGTTCAAGAAGTACTAAGATATACTGAGATTGCACCTGTTCCAGGCGCGCCTCATTATGTTCTAGGTATTATTAATCTACGTGGCAATGTTGTTACTGTTATCGATACACGCTCTCGTTTCGGATTAGCTTCAGCAGATGTAGATGATTCAACTCGAATCGTCATCATAGAAGCTGAAAAACAAGTCATAGGTATTTTGGTCGATAGTGTCGCGGAAGTGGTATACCTACGTGGCTCTGAAATCGATAATGCACCTAATGTCGGTACCGAAGAGAGTGCTAAGTTCATTCAGGGTGTCAGTAATCGTGATAATGAATTACTTATCTTAGTCGATCTCGATAAGCTGTTATCCGACGAAGAATGGATGGAGTTGTCTCAAGTATAA
- a CDS encoding chemotaxis protein CheW: protein MSSLVDEAVFDYFSVLLTDVDELEEIKPVQVTNERNLLLSKESKVQKSVTDRFSADTVQSLKQTRPAPSKPTLTTEARLKNTEPQLDKQSLEQLLAPVFKPQVSAVKPEEKIKVKVNTEVNAQIREKAKLALNKRVKPKPAVEAEVKPLVNIVDETEIQIETLQQVDVTPPKVTKDLLETLDDEFQVLFFKVAGLTLAVPLVSLGGIVKLERVNHIMGRPSWYKGVQTYRDSQLNIVDTCAWVMPEKYDEALAETVNYQYVVLLEDSNWGLTCESLVNSVKINKSAVNWRSNAGKRPWLAGVVREQMCGILHVQALIELLNSGLGSQDPVG, encoded by the coding sequence ATGTCAAGCTTAGTTGATGAAGCTGTTTTTGATTATTTTTCGGTATTGCTGACAGATGTTGATGAGCTCGAAGAGATTAAACCTGTACAAGTGACCAATGAACGCAATCTACTTTTAAGTAAAGAATCAAAAGTACAAAAGTCAGTAACTGATCGCTTCAGTGCTGATACCGTTCAAAGTCTTAAGCAGACAAGGCCTGCTCCGAGCAAGCCAACTCTCACGACTGAGGCAAGGTTAAAAAATACAGAGCCACAATTAGATAAGCAGTCATTAGAGCAGTTATTAGCGCCTGTTTTTAAGCCGCAAGTCAGTGCTGTAAAGCCTGAAGAAAAAATTAAGGTTAAGGTTAATACTGAGGTTAACGCTCAGATTAGAGAAAAAGCAAAATTAGCGTTAAATAAACGGGTTAAGCCGAAACCTGCTGTTGAAGCTGAAGTTAAGCCGTTAGTCAATATTGTTGATGAAACAGAAATACAAATAGAAACTTTACAGCAAGTTGACGTAACACCGCCTAAAGTAACAAAAGATTTGCTCGAAACGCTCGATGATGAGTTTCAGGTACTATTCTTTAAGGTAGCAGGGTTAACACTTGCTGTACCTTTAGTGAGTCTTGGTGGAATTGTTAAACTTGAGCGGGTTAATCATATTATGGGAAGGCCATCTTGGTACAAAGGTGTGCAGACCTATAGGGATTCACAGTTAAATATTGTCGATACTTGTGCTTGGGTAATGCCCGAAAAGTATGATGAAGCGTTAGCTGAAACCGTAAACTATCAATATGTTGTATTATTAGAAGATAGTAATTGGGGATTGACCTGTGAATCATTGGTCAATTCGGTAAAAATTAACAAATCAGCTGTCAATTGGCGTAGCAATGCGGGTAAACGCCCTTGGTTAGCTGGAGTAGTTAGAGAGCAGATGTGCGGCATATTACATGTGCAAGCACTGATAGAGTTATTAAATTCAGGTTTAGGTAGTCAGGATCCTGTTGGTTGA
- a CDS encoding ParA family protein, producing MKVWTIANQKGGVGKTTTVASLAGAMAKRGMRVLMVDTDPHASLGYYLGIDSEEVVGSLYNVFLAHKELSADAVKQHIVTTAVEGIDLLPSTMALATLDRSLGHQGGMGLILKKALALVADDYDITLIDCPPVLGVLMVNALAASEHIIVPVQTEFLAIKGLDRMIKTMVLMGRSNNINYSYTVVPTMYDRRTKASASALLHLGEDYGAQLWPDVIPIDTKFRDASLAHLPASHYASHSRGVKAYERLLDHLLGEAQSHVKLS from the coding sequence TTGAAGGTCTGGACAATCGCAAACCAAAAAGGTGGCGTTGGGAAGACGACTACTGTAGCAAGTTTAGCTGGAGCGATGGCTAAGCGTGGCATGCGTGTATTAATGGTGGACACAGATCCACATGCATCTCTAGGTTACTATCTTGGTATTGACTCTGAAGAGGTAGTGGGATCGCTCTATAATGTATTCCTTGCACATAAAGAGCTCAGTGCCGATGCCGTCAAACAGCATATTGTTACCACTGCTGTCGAGGGCATAGATCTCCTGCCTTCAACGATGGCACTAGCGACATTAGACCGTTCATTAGGACATCAAGGTGGCATGGGGCTTATCCTGAAAAAAGCGTTAGCCCTTGTCGCCGATGATTATGATATTACCTTGATAGATTGTCCGCCTGTTCTAGGTGTACTTATGGTTAATGCCCTGGCTGCGAGTGAGCATATTATTGTGCCAGTTCAGACAGAGTTTTTGGCCATAAAGGGCTTAGACCGTATGATCAAGACCATGGTGTTGATGGGACGGTCCAACAATATCAATTACAGTTACACAGTCGTACCTACCATGTATGACAGGCGTACTAAGGCTTCTGCATCAGCCTTACTGCATCTTGGTGAAGATTATGGCGCTCAGCTTTGGCCCGATGTTATACCCATTGATACTAAATTCAGAGATGCGAGCTTGGCGCACTTACCTGCTTCACATTATGCGAGTCATAGCCGTGGTGTTAAAGCCTATGAAAGACTGTTAGATCACTTGCTTGGGGAGGCGCAATCTCATGTCAAGCTTAGTTGA